One window of the Pseudofrankia sp. DC12 genome contains the following:
- a CDS encoding TIGR02680 family protein, with the protein MTRYEPTRAGIINMWDYRDEEFSFAHGWLVLRGPNGSGKTKALEVLFPFVLDGRIDPKRLNPFAAEDRTMKSNLLYRGMDNAVGYVWLEFRHRDTRQAVTVGIGLHAQRHRDTPVRWHFVADGRVGEDFSLLTDDDRPMTRKQLAEEIGDANIHASATEYRAAIDARLFELGAERYEQLVTLILTLRRPQLAKNLDPVRLSDTLTDGLRPVGDDLINEAARSFDDMEAVTRTLEGLVATDEATAAFLASYTTYLRTHARAAADALTRRREATQAHRAAAAADEEAERAAHDGQRVAEDRREQAETAVAGLRGRIEQLRASSAYQAVEQMGDLERLVRTCLQTANETRAELGRRQAATARARSEAERAGTELADLSAAATRAAAELLDHAARAGIEWQAADAEAAGVVRRASARAAVRLENVRAVRAPDAEHRKAEQARDLARIALDRAAQARTDAEQAEQAADGAVASAVEAAGQALAAWSSRHSGLLPTHNWADLTEALGDALTLFGEPGAALPESTYNAGTAPAEHQVRDEQAALRAQHTALAAERKAVTADRAAIAAERDDAPPRYPGRTADRTDVAGAPLWRLVRFAPGVDDTRAAAIEAALEASGMLDAWVSPDDHASLLAAPGHDGYLVPGTAVAGPNLTGVLEPEDDTPVPRRLVTAILASVALDGSLFSSAAVTGADGRYSQGIIAGWHRKEHAEYIGATARAHRRAARIAECDARIATLTTEIAGLDERARALAGTLAAFGEARRDLPATGQIAGAQREHNRAAGHLRSARHAAEQARASFDESVAAVTVTERALRRVAADNALTPEGADQVEDATRRFEAAARDLEARHRERGRQADAVADARDRVEHADAEEQAAASTHRSAYRRHAEEDAKLQALRESVGAEAQAVLARVSEAESGLAAAQGEEKAARGAEMEAIRLASAATERVASGRAALRVALDEELATARRLAPFAARELLDVLACPPGLRWPASEDEWTRGETPPAALAIHDAILTATRGMSATETSQKASTTRLTRALEELQAQLAAAGQDYHPEWDSPDGVIVVRIADEQGPLPAAAFANRISAARRDQHLLLSGSEQRILEDALLTRLAQQIHDRTVDARDLIRAMNREMRERRMSSGKKVGVSWQMSDALDAEQRAVVSLLDTESSRLAPESLARMRAHFADRIKTERARHRDQPYRELLASVLDYRRWRQFSFHLVSPEGGEETLTRARHSRLSGGEQSVSLHLPLFAAAHATLNTARPDAPRLLALDEAFAGVDDTGRAELMSLAAQFDLDLFMTGYDLWATSAAVRAAAHYDLAHSPVQHTVSALLLVWDGSELIADETGTLTALLGSPGTRRATTSPHLVLTPQV; encoded by the coding sequence GTGACCAGGTACGAGCCCACCCGGGCCGGGATCATCAACATGTGGGACTACCGGGACGAGGAGTTCTCGTTCGCCCACGGCTGGCTGGTTTTGCGCGGGCCGAACGGGTCCGGCAAGACCAAGGCCCTCGAAGTCCTCTTCCCCTTCGTCCTCGACGGCCGGATCGACCCGAAGCGGCTCAACCCGTTCGCCGCCGAGGACCGGACGATGAAGTCCAACCTGCTGTACCGGGGCATGGACAACGCGGTCGGCTACGTCTGGCTCGAGTTCCGCCACCGCGACACGAGACAGGCGGTGACCGTCGGCATCGGGCTGCACGCCCAGCGGCACCGGGACACGCCGGTGCGCTGGCACTTCGTCGCCGACGGCCGGGTCGGCGAGGACTTCTCGCTGCTCACCGACGACGACCGGCCGATGACGCGCAAGCAGCTCGCCGAGGAGATCGGCGACGCGAACATTCACGCCTCGGCGACAGAGTACCGGGCCGCGATCGACGCCCGGCTCTTCGAGCTCGGCGCCGAGCGCTACGAGCAGCTGGTCACCCTGATCCTCACGCTGCGCAGGCCGCAGCTCGCCAAGAACCTCGACCCGGTCAGGCTGTCGGACACGCTGACCGACGGCCTGCGGCCCGTCGGCGACGACCTCATCAACGAGGCGGCGCGCAGCTTCGACGATATGGAGGCGGTCACCCGCACCCTGGAGGGCCTGGTGGCCACCGACGAGGCGACTGCCGCGTTCCTCGCCAGCTACACGACCTACCTGCGCACCCACGCCCGCGCCGCCGCCGACGCGCTGACCCGCCGACGCGAGGCGACGCAGGCCCACCGCGCCGCGGCCGCGGCGGACGAGGAGGCCGAGCGGGCCGCGCACGACGGGCAGCGGGTCGCCGAGGACCGCCGCGAGCAGGCCGAGACGGCCGTCGCCGGGCTGCGCGGCCGGATCGAGCAGCTCAGGGCGAGCAGCGCCTACCAGGCGGTCGAGCAGATGGGCGACCTGGAACGCCTGGTCCGCACCTGCCTGCAGACCGCCAACGAGACGAGGGCCGAGCTGGGCCGCCGCCAGGCGGCAACCGCCCGCGCGCGGTCCGAGGCCGAGCGGGCGGGCACCGAGCTCGCCGACCTCTCCGCGGCGGCGACCCGCGCCGCGGCGGAGCTCCTCGACCATGCGGCGCGGGCGGGGATCGAGTGGCAGGCTGCCGACGCCGAGGCGGCCGGAGTGGTACGGCGGGCCAGCGCCCGCGCTGCCGTCCGCCTCGAGAACGTCCGGGCCGTCCGCGCGCCCGACGCCGAGCATCGCAAGGCCGAGCAGGCCCGTGACCTCGCCCGGATCGCCCTTGACCGCGCAGCCCAGGCCCGCACCGACGCCGAGCAGGCCGAGCAGGCCGCCGACGGCGCGGTCGCCAGCGCCGTCGAGGCCGCCGGGCAGGCCCTGGCCGCCTGGTCGTCCCGGCACTCCGGGCTGTTGCCCACGCACAACTGGGCGGACCTCACCGAGGCGCTGGGCGACGCGCTGACCCTGTTCGGCGAGCCGGGCGCGGCGCTGCCGGAGAGCACGTACAACGCCGGGACTGCCCCGGCGGAACACCAGGTCCGCGACGAGCAGGCGGCACTGCGCGCCCAGCACACCGCCCTCGCCGCAGAGCGGAAGGCCGTGACCGCCGACCGGGCTGCCATCGCCGCCGAGCGAGATGACGCCCCGCCGCGGTATCCCGGACGGACCGCGGACCGCACGGATGTCGCCGGCGCCCCGCTGTGGCGCCTGGTCCGCTTCGCGCCCGGCGTCGACGACACGCGGGCGGCGGCGATCGAGGCGGCCCTTGAGGCCAGCGGCATGCTCGACGCCTGGGTGTCGCCGGACGACCACGCCAGCCTGCTGGCCGCGCCCGGCCATGACGGGTACCTGGTCCCCGGGACGGCCGTCGCCGGCCCGAACCTCACCGGCGTACTGGAACCCGAGGACGACACACCCGTGCCACGGCGACTGGTCACCGCCATCCTGGCGTCGGTCGCGCTCGACGGGAGCCTGTTCTCCAGCGCCGCCGTGACCGGCGCCGACGGGCGCTACTCGCAGGGCATCATCGCCGGGTGGCACCGCAAGGAGCATGCCGAGTACATCGGCGCGACCGCCCGCGCCCACCGCCGCGCCGCGCGGATCGCCGAGTGCGACGCGAGGATCGCCACGCTGACCACCGAGATCGCCGGCCTCGACGAGCGGGCGCGGGCGCTCGCCGGCACCCTGGCCGCGTTCGGGGAGGCACGCAGGGACCTGCCCGCGACCGGTCAGATCGCCGGCGCCCAGCGGGAGCACAACCGGGCCGCCGGGCACCTGCGCAGCGCCCGGCACGCCGCTGAGCAGGCTCGGGCGAGCTTCGACGAGTCCGTCGCCGCCGTCACCGTGACCGAGCGCGCCCTGCGCCGGGTCGCTGCCGACAACGCGCTCACCCCCGAGGGCGCCGACCAGGTCGAGGACGCGACCCGCCGTTTCGAGGCGGCCGCCCGCGACCTCGAAGCCAGGCACCGGGAACGCGGGCGGCAGGCCGACGCCGTCGCCGACGCCCGCGACCGCGTCGAGCACGCCGATGCGGAGGAACAGGCGGCCGCCAGCACGCACCGCTCCGCGTACCGCCGCCACGCCGAGGAGGACGCGAAGCTGCAGGCGCTGCGGGAGTCCGTCGGCGCCGAGGCTCAGGCGGTACTGGCGCGGGTCTCGGAGGCCGAGTCCGGGCTGGCCGCCGCGCAGGGCGAGGAGAAGGCCGCCCGCGGCGCCGAGATGGAGGCGATCCGGCTGGCGTCCGCTGCCACCGAGCGGGTCGCCTCGGGCCGGGCAGCGCTGCGCGTCGCGCTGGACGAGGAGCTCGCCACCGCCCGGAGGCTGGCTCCGTTCGCGGCCCGGGAGCTGCTCGACGTGCTGGCGTGCCCGCCTGGGCTGCGGTGGCCCGCGAGCGAGGATGAGTGGACGCGTGGCGAGACCCCGCCGGCAGCGCTCGCGATCCATGACGCGATCCTCACGGCCACCCGGGGCATGTCCGCGACCGAGACGTCGCAGAAGGCATCGACCACCCGGCTGACCCGGGCGCTCGAGGAGCTGCAGGCGCAGCTCGCGGCGGCCGGCCAGGACTACCACCCCGAGTGGGACAGCCCGGACGGTGTGATCGTCGTGCGGATCGCTGACGAGCAGGGGCCGCTGCCCGCCGCGGCGTTCGCCAACCGGATCTCCGCCGCGCGCCGTGACCAGCACCTGCTGCTGTCCGGCAGCGAGCAGCGGATCCTCGAGGACGCGCTGCTGACCCGGCTGGCACAACAGATCCACGACCGCACCGTCGACGCGCGCGACCTGATCCGGGCGATGAACAGGGAGATGCGCGAGCGGCGGATGTCGTCGGGCAAGAAGGTCGGCGTGAGCTGGCAGATGTCCGATGCCCTCGATGCCGAGCAGCGGGCGGTCGTGAGCCTGCTCGACACGGAATCCTCCCGCTTGGCGCCGGAGTCGCTCGCCCGGATGCGGGCGCACTTCGCCGATCGGATCAAGACCGAGCGGGCGCGCCACCGGGACCAGCCCTACCGCGAACTCCTCGCCTCCGTGCTGGACTACCGGCGCTGGCGGCAGTTCTCGTTCCATCTGGTCAGCCCCGAGGGCGGGGAGGAGACGCTGACCCGGGCCAGGCACAGCAGGCTGTCCGGCGGCGAGCAGTCGGTGTCGCTGCACCTGCCGCTGTTTGCGGCGGCGCACGCGACCCTGAACACGGCGCGCCCCGACGCGCCCCGGCTGCTTGCCCTCGACGAGGCGTTCGCCGGGGTGGACGACACCGGCCGCGCCGAGCTCATGTCCCTGGCGGCGCAGTTCGACCTCGACCTGTTCATGACCGGCTACGACCTGTGGGCGACCTCGGCCGCGGTCCGCGCCGCCGCGCACTACGACCTCGCGCACTCCCCCGTCCAGCACACGGTCAGCGCCCTGCTGCTGGTGTGGGACGGCAGCGAGCTGATCGCCGACGAGACCGGCACCCTTACCGCTCTCCTCGGCTCCCCGGGCACGCGGCGCGCGACCACCTCGCCGCACCTCGTCCTGACCCCCCAGGTGTGA
- a CDS encoding TIGR02678 family protein, with translation MRVAQNVSALDLDEYQQAARQVLRHPLITASYPDRTALPLVRKWASQLRVDLAETLGYTLVSDGDTVRLRRVQDTLDATHPAFTRARKPFDRRRYAYLVLALSVLGRAGTQIALSELADAVAAEAGRVDGLGMDNARKPDRDAFVDAVAWLETRGALRMADGSAVDWVNDPERAEALYDIDREITGAVYAPSRVLQHLNSVTGLLGDAASAGPAQGINAERRRTGRRARRLALEQPVVYYADVDEGLRGQLRAPALAEDLERLTGLPLERRAEGVALINTGGRLTDITFPGTGTVAQAALLLCARIAGYLTFSPHRVEKLPAATAAERLADAAARIDAALPARSGVTALLADAADAAATDGAGQPSAAATPGGALPSGDALPSGDVAAEATKAAGREATYPFLSDSWLRAELTKLVEEFGSGMSERQIADPASLLDDALNLLASVGFVARTDGGALILPLLARYRGVTAQLKETTK, from the coding sequence GTGAGGGTCGCTCAGAACGTCAGCGCCCTGGATCTCGACGAGTACCAGCAGGCCGCCCGTCAGGTGCTGCGCCATCCGCTCATCACGGCGTCCTACCCGGACAGGACCGCACTTCCGCTGGTCCGCAAGTGGGCATCGCAGCTGCGCGTGGACCTCGCCGAGACGCTCGGGTACACCCTGGTCAGCGACGGCGACACGGTCCGGCTGCGCCGCGTCCAGGACACCCTCGACGCGACGCACCCGGCGTTCACCCGGGCGAGGAAGCCCTTCGACCGCCGCCGCTACGCCTACCTTGTGCTCGCTCTGTCGGTGCTGGGCCGCGCCGGCACCCAGATCGCCCTGTCCGAACTCGCCGACGCGGTGGCCGCCGAGGCCGGACGGGTCGACGGCCTCGGCATGGACAATGCGCGGAAGCCCGACCGGGACGCCTTCGTGGACGCGGTCGCGTGGCTCGAGACGCGGGGCGCGCTGCGCATGGCCGACGGCAGCGCTGTGGACTGGGTCAACGACCCCGAACGCGCCGAGGCGCTCTACGACATCGACCGGGAGATCACCGGGGCGGTCTACGCCCCGAGCCGTGTCCTGCAGCACCTGAACTCGGTGACCGGCCTTCTCGGCGACGCCGCGAGCGCGGGCCCGGCGCAGGGCATCAACGCCGAGCGCCGACGCACCGGCCGCCGGGCCCGCCGCCTCGCCCTGGAACAGCCCGTCGTCTACTACGCGGACGTGGACGAGGGCCTGCGCGGCCAGCTGCGGGCCCCTGCTCTCGCCGAGGACCTGGAACGCCTCACCGGGCTGCCGCTGGAGCGCCGCGCCGAGGGAGTCGCGCTGATCAACACGGGCGGCCGACTCACCGACATCACGTTCCCCGGCACCGGCACGGTCGCCCAGGCGGCGCTGCTGCTGTGCGCCCGGATCGCCGGCTACCTGACGTTCAGCCCGCACCGCGTCGAGAAGCTGCCCGCCGCCACGGCCGCCGAGCGGCTCGCCGACGCTGCCGCCCGCATCGACGCGGCGCTGCCCGCGCGCTCCGGTGTCACCGCCCTGCTCGCGGACGCCGCCGACGCCGCAGCGACCGACGGCGCCGGGCAGCCCAGTGCCGCAGCGACGCCCGGCGGCGCGCTGCCTTCGGGTGACGCTCTGCCTTCTGGTGACGTGGCGGCCGAGGCGACGAAGGCAGCCGGTCGCGAGGCCACCTATCCGTTCCTCAGCGACTCCTGGCTGCGGGCGGAGCTCACGAAGCTGGTCGAGGAGTTCGGCAGCGGCATGTCCGAGCGCCAGATCGCCGATCCGGCCAGTCTCCTCGACGACGCCCTGAACCTGCTCGCCAGCGTGGGCTTCGTGGCCCGTACCGACGGCGGCGCCCTCATCCTGCCCCTGCTCGCCCGCTACCGGGGCGTCACGGCCCAGCTCAAGGAAACGACCAAGTGA
- a CDS encoding TIGR02677 family protein has protein sequence MTTTSAQDSLATPGGIPAPGVPGGAFGIAAFTADDRLRLFHFAATEKRHEYLWLMRALDRARADYQVLVHVADAQAALDALAEERPDARVPDVQSLLDSLADWKVLDRSYDGTRAANLAEYRNRHYVYQFTQAGYRAYRAVEDVLSASLEDAQLSRLVFPDILADLQALAEAVREGDAPEVYRKLSRLDGVLADMAQRAARFYLMLGDLSRTNDTRPEVFLAHKDALLAHMREFHSELSRYAPLLADAVEAVGAEGPDRVAALAAEADDSLFRSRDGTAEWRRRWAGLVQWFGTSQGGAQRASEADRLQDATITAIANVTALLRRVTESRRGGVSRESQLRHLAQWFASLPADTDAHALYQAVFGLGGPRHVAAGYEDPELIPSRQSWWEAEPVALSRTLVRVGRRAGLQGPGRLQRDEAAKEWLRAEQLKATTQRRSAMARLAGNGVHDRVLDEAETEALLGLLSIALVARVPVSRTVGSGPGPVATGSSDGVRLTLRPGPGVTTVRTVRGRLHLDGLAIEVRSAGSGLVAPAAAVPA, from the coding sequence ATGACAACGACAAGCGCCCAGGACTCACTGGCCACGCCGGGTGGCATTCCCGCGCCGGGCGTGCCGGGCGGCGCCTTCGGTATCGCGGCGTTCACCGCCGACGACCGCCTGCGCCTGTTCCACTTCGCCGCCACCGAGAAGCGCCACGAATACCTGTGGCTGATGCGTGCCCTCGACCGGGCACGCGCCGACTACCAGGTGCTGGTACACGTTGCCGATGCCCAGGCGGCGCTCGACGCCCTGGCCGAGGAGCGCCCGGACGCGCGGGTGCCCGACGTCCAGTCCCTGCTGGACTCGCTCGCCGACTGGAAGGTCCTCGACCGCTCCTATGACGGCACCCGGGCCGCGAACCTGGCCGAGTACCGCAACCGGCACTACGTCTACCAGTTCACCCAGGCGGGCTACCGCGCCTACCGGGCGGTGGAGGACGTGCTGTCCGCCAGCCTGGAGGACGCGCAGCTGTCGCGGCTGGTCTTCCCCGATATCCTGGCGGACCTGCAGGCGCTCGCCGAGGCGGTGCGCGAGGGCGACGCGCCAGAGGTGTACCGCAAGCTGTCCCGCCTCGACGGCGTCCTCGCGGACATGGCGCAGCGCGCCGCCCGATTCTACCTGATGCTCGGCGACCTGTCGCGGACGAACGACACACGCCCCGAGGTCTTCCTCGCGCACAAGGACGCCCTGCTCGCCCATATGCGCGAGTTCCATTCCGAGCTCAGCAGATACGCGCCGCTGCTCGCCGACGCGGTCGAGGCGGTGGGCGCCGAGGGCCCGGACCGGGTCGCGGCGCTGGCCGCCGAGGCCGACGACTCCCTCTTCCGCTCCCGCGACGGGACGGCGGAGTGGCGACGGCGCTGGGCCGGCCTTGTCCAGTGGTTCGGCACCTCCCAGGGGGGAGCACAGCGGGCCAGCGAGGCGGACCGGCTACAGGACGCGACGATCACTGCCATCGCCAACGTCACCGCCCTGCTGCGGCGGGTGACGGAGTCGAGGAGGGGCGGCGTCAGCCGCGAGAGCCAGCTGCGCCACCTCGCGCAGTGGTTCGCCAGCCTGCCCGCCGACACCGACGCGCATGCGCTGTACCAGGCGGTCTTCGGTCTCGGCGGGCCGCGGCACGTCGCGGCCGGCTACGAGGACCCCGAGCTGATCCCCAGCAGGCAGTCCTGGTGGGAGGCCGAGCCGGTGGCACTCTCACGCACCCTCGTGCGGGTCGGCCGCAGAGCCGGGCTGCAGGGCCCCGGCCGGCTCCAGCGCGACGAGGCGGCGAAGGAGTGGCTGCGCGCCGAGCAGCTCAAGGCCACCACGCAGCGCCGTTCCGCGATGGCGCGGCTCGCCGGCAACGGCGTCCACGACCGCGTCCTCGACGAGGCGGAGACCGAGGCCCTGCTCGGCCTGCTCAGCATCGCCCTGGTCGCCCGGGTCCCGGTCAGCCGGACCGTCGGCTCCGGCCCCGGCCCGGTCGCCACCGGCTCCTCCGACGGCGTGCGCCTCACGCTGCGCCCCGGGCCAGGCGTCACGACCGTGCGGACGGTCCGCGGCAGGCTGCACCTCGACGGGCTGGCGATCGAGGTCAGGAGCGCCGGCTCGGGGCTGGTCGCGCCTGCGGCGGCGGTCCCGGCGTGA